The following are encoded together in the Falsiruegeria litorea R37 genome:
- a CDS encoding GNAT family N-acetyltransferase: protein MHVRATTRDDLTAVDALLARSYPKLLKSDYPPSVLVTALPLISRAQPALLTSGTYYLVETDGRRLLGAGGWSRDRQMHQRGHIRHVVTDFTATRRGVGRRLLRHVLAEAQAAGIRDMECWSTFTAEPFYRAMGFETLGPIDVPLQPGITFPAIRMKQRLL from the coding sequence ATGCATGTCAGAGCTACAACCCGTGACGATCTGACGGCTGTCGATGCTCTTTTGGCGCGGTCTTATCCCAAGTTGCTCAAGTCGGATTATCCACCCTCGGTTCTGGTCACCGCATTGCCGCTGATTTCGCGGGCGCAGCCTGCGTTGCTGACCAGCGGCACCTACTACCTTGTCGAAACCGATGGGCGGCGCCTGCTGGGTGCAGGGGGATGGAGCCGGGATCGGCAGATGCACCAGCGGGGGCATATTCGACACGTTGTGACGGATTTCACCGCAACACGGCGCGGGGTGGGGCGGCGGTTGCTGCGCCATGTGCTGGCAGAAGCGCAGGCGGCTGGTATCCGTGACATGGAGTGCTGGTCCACCTTCACCGCTGAGCCGTTTTATCGTGCCATGGGCTTTGAAACGCTGGGGCCGATTGATGTGCCTTTGCAACCCGGGATCACCTTCCCTGCAATCCGAATGAAACAGCGCTTGCTATGA
- a CDS encoding GNAT family N-acetyltransferase, translating into MIVRPLVPDEAHRLLPLLHQVHSLHVEHQPERYPPLKDDVETLDWLAGWLRGQNMHCLVAEDDERLCGYAIYEIEHRPAMPVRHAETRGMLHQISVDAAHRRQGIGRALINAMRARLAQEKIGIIATTYASFNTASARLMADAGLAPKTVYAEWRG; encoded by the coding sequence ATGATTGTTCGCCCCCTCGTCCCGGATGAGGCACACCGCCTTTTGCCCCTGCTTCACCAGGTCCACTCCCTGCATGTAGAACATCAGCCCGAACGCTACCCGCCGCTGAAAGACGACGTCGAAACGCTCGACTGGTTGGCAGGCTGGTTGCGCGGCCAGAACATGCATTGCCTTGTTGCCGAGGACGACGAGAGGCTCTGCGGCTACGCGATCTATGAGATCGAGCACCGGCCTGCCATGCCCGTCCGCCACGCGGAAACACGGGGAATGCTGCATCAAATTTCGGTCGACGCCGCCCATCGGCGGCAAGGGATCGGTCGGGCGCTGATAAACGCGATGCGCGCACGATTGGCTCAAGAAAAGATCGGGATCATCGCCACCACATACGCCAGCTTCAACACGGCCTCAGCCCGGCTGATGGCCGACGCGGGGCTGGCACCCAAAACGGTTTATGCGGAATGGCGGGGGTAG
- a CDS encoding Bax inhibitor-1/YccA family protein — translation MAQFDTIRTAAGARTAEIDEGLRAHMNKVYGTMSVGMLITFAAAWAISGLAVTADPSAAVAQLSADKYLTSFGYSIYGSPLKYVIMFAPLLFIFGFSAGINRLSASAAQLVFYVFAAVMGLSISSIFLVFTGQSIIQVFLITAIAFAGLSLVGYTTKKDLSAMGTFLIMGVIGLIVASIVNIFLGSPAVAFAISAIGVLIFAGLTAYDTQQIKNTYLQMAHAGDQEWLGKAAIMGALSLYLDFINMFMFLLQLFGNRE, via the coding sequence ATGGCACAATTCGACACGATCCGGACGGCCGCAGGCGCGCGCACGGCCGAGATTGACGAGGGCCTGCGCGCCCACATGAACAAAGTCTACGGCACCATGTCCGTGGGCATGCTCATCACCTTTGCTGCTGCCTGGGCCATTTCCGGCCTGGCCGTGACTGCCGACCCGTCGGCAGCCGTTGCTCAGCTGAGCGCGGACAAATACCTGACATCGTTCGGCTATTCGATCTATGGGTCGCCCCTGAAATACGTGATCATGTTCGCCCCACTGCTGTTCATCTTTGGTTTCAGCGCGGGCATCAACCGCCTGTCGGCCTCTGCCGCTCAGCTGGTGTTCTACGTGTTTGCCGCCGTCATGGGCCTGTCGATCAGCTCGATCTTCCTGGTCTTTACCGGTCAGTCGATCATCCAGGTCTTCTTGATCACCGCGATCGCCTTCGCCGGCCTGTCGCTGGTGGGCTACACCACCAAGAAAGACCTGTCGGCCATGGGCACCTTCCTGATCATGGGTGTGATCGGTCTGATCGTGGCATCCATCGTCAACATCTTCCTGGGTTCGCCGGCGGTTGCTTTCGCAATCTCGGCCATCGGAGTTCTGATCTTTGCCGGTCTGACCGCCTATGACACCCAGCAGATCAAGAACACATACCTGCAGATGGCCCACGCGGGCGACCAGGAGTGGCTGGGCAAAGCCGCCATCATGGGCGCACTGAGCCTCTATCTGGACTTCATCAACATGTTCATGTTCCTGCTCCAGCTGTTTGGAAACCGCGAATAA
- a CDS encoding DUF1127 domain-containing protein, with the protein MTLINTSMTHRRPRASILKTLAHLVALHRQRKALARMDDAALDDIGVSRAQAAREASRPIWDAPETWRC; encoded by the coding sequence ATGACCCTGATCAACACCTCGATGACCCACCGCCGCCCTCGCGCCTCGATCCTGAAGACCCTCGCGCATCTGGTTGCCCTGCACCGTCAGCGCAAGGCCCTTGCCCGCATGGACGATGCTGCCTTGGACGATATTGGCGTGTCGCGTGCCCAAGCCGCGCGCGAAGCAAGCCGCCCGATCTGGGACGCTCCGGAAACATGGCGTTGCTAA
- a CDS encoding LysR family transcriptional regulator, whose translation MRNLDITTLRSFVAVADSGGVTKAAGFLNLTQSAVSMQLKRLEELLGLDLLDRTGRGIALTASGEQLLAYARRMVALNDEVIGRLTDQAFEGEVVLGVPHDIVYPAIPRVLKQFSVVFPRMKVQLLSSHSMLLKEKFARGECDVILTTEVSAGPECETIAELPLRWVGAPDGSAWRQRPLRVAMGRRCLFRPKVLAALDKAGVPWDLAVETDNDRTIEATVSADLAVHAMLDGTEPRHLVQIESAGALPELPVHKINLYGAAGNKGPVVEELLSLVRQSFVNLGGTHLKAVG comes from the coding sequence ATGCGAAATCTCGACATCACCACGCTCAGATCATTTGTGGCTGTGGCCGACAGCGGCGGCGTGACCAAGGCGGCCGGGTTTTTGAACCTGACGCAATCGGCAGTCTCGATGCAGCTCAAGCGGCTCGAAGAGCTGTTGGGGCTGGACTTGCTGGATCGGACGGGGCGGGGCATTGCTCTGACGGCTTCCGGAGAGCAACTGCTGGCTTACGCGCGTCGCATGGTGGCCCTGAATGACGAGGTGATCGGACGCCTGACGGATCAGGCATTCGAGGGCGAGGTGGTGCTGGGGGTGCCACACGACATCGTTTACCCGGCGATCCCGCGCGTGCTGAAACAGTTCAGCGTGGTTTTCCCGCGGATGAAGGTGCAATTGCTGTCGTCGCATTCGATGTTGCTGAAAGAGAAGTTTGCGCGCGGGGAATGTGATGTAATCCTGACGACCGAGGTGAGTGCGGGCCCGGAATGTGAGACAATCGCTGAGCTGCCCCTGCGGTGGGTTGGTGCGCCTGACGGGTCCGCGTGGCGGCAACGTCCGCTGCGTGTGGCCATGGGGCGGCGCTGTCTGTTCCGCCCCAAGGTGTTGGCGGCGTTGGACAAGGCCGGGGTGCCTTGGGATTTGGCGGTAGAAACAGACAACGACCGGACGATTGAGGCCACGGTCAGTGCCGATCTGGCGGTGCACGCGATGCTGGACGGAACCGAGCCGCGGCATCTGGTGCAGATCGAAAGTGCAGGGGCGTTGCCGGAATTGCCGGTTCACAAGATCAATCTTTATGGCGCGGCGGGCAATAAGGGGCCTGTTGTCGAAGAGCTGCTGTCGCTTGTGCGTCAGAGCTTTGTGAACCTGGGCGGCACGCATCTGAAGGCAGTGGGATGA
- a CDS encoding helix-turn-helix domain-containing protein encodes MLEGEEADDETSSTPLAHSHFSVRDLPRRHRFEEWRESISCVFEVEAASDVRQENFKASVDGHLLDTVMLAETSSRQQTWHRSPQRIAADGMDHYMIQLFSDGNMATDQGDNAGVSPKGGLVVFDLSREAKSATNDFTNVSLILPREMVAPFLQAPDDQHLRYLSPKEPLVRLLHNQIATLRSVAPDMTTAQAVEVVPHVAGLVSACLNGTVHGAHSTKAGIPLATITLVKKIIEARLGDNRLSPAEIARHAGVSRSRLYEIFESYGGVAKYIRTRRLRAVARQLADPALAHRPIYDVALACGFENAPAFARAFRTRFDQSPREYRENAKALRRVDLSRRDTVENYEAWLHQL; translated from the coding sequence ATGTTGGAGGGTGAAGAGGCAGATGATGAAACCTCTTCCACGCCACTGGCGCACAGCCACTTTTCGGTCAGGGATCTGCCCAGACGACACCGGTTCGAGGAATGGCGGGAAAGCATTTCCTGCGTTTTTGAGGTCGAGGCGGCGTCTGATGTTCGCCAGGAGAATTTCAAAGCCAGTGTAGATGGTCACCTGTTGGATACAGTGATGCTGGCCGAGACCAGCTCGCGACAGCAAACCTGGCACCGGTCCCCGCAACGGATCGCGGCGGATGGCATGGACCATTACATGATCCAACTGTTTTCGGACGGGAATATGGCCACCGATCAAGGGGATAACGCAGGCGTGTCCCCCAAGGGCGGTCTGGTGGTCTTTGATCTGTCGCGTGAAGCGAAATCTGCGACCAATGACTTCACCAATGTCTCGCTCATCCTGCCGCGCGAGATGGTGGCGCCGTTTTTGCAAGCCCCGGACGACCAGCACCTGCGGTACCTGTCGCCCAAGGAGCCCTTGGTACGTTTGTTGCACAATCAAATCGCCACCTTGCGCTCGGTCGCGCCGGACATGACCACGGCGCAGGCTGTCGAGGTGGTGCCGCATGTTGCAGGCTTGGTGTCGGCCTGTCTCAATGGCACGGTTCACGGGGCACACTCCACAAAGGCAGGGATCCCGCTGGCGACGATCACTTTGGTCAAGAAAATCATCGAAGCCCGCCTGGGCGACAATCGGTTGTCTCCGGCCGAAATTGCCCGTCATGCGGGGGTATCCCGAAGTCGACTTTATGAGATCTTCGAGTCCTACGGAGGCGTTGCCAAATACATCCGAACCCGCCGCCTGCGTGCGGTTGCGCGCCAGCTTGCAGATCCGGCGCTGGCGCATCGCCCGATTTACGATGTCGCTCTGGCCTGTGGCTTTGAGAATGCCCCGGCCTTTGCACGCGCGTTCCGAACCCGGTTCGACCAGTCCCCGCGGGAATACCGCGAAAACGCCAAGGCGCTGCGCCGTGTCGATCTGAGCCGCCGGGATACAGTGGAAAACTACGAGGCCTGGCTGCACCAGCTCTAG
- a CDS encoding NADPH:quinone oxidoreductase family protein, translated as MLAYQIQSTGERAAFADVPIPTPAPGQIRLRIRACGLNFADLLMQKGTYQDIPPAPFTLGLEVAGVVDSVGEGVRGLSQGDRVAVYSGHGGLAEYGVFDAERAVKLPDHMSFEDAAAIQIAYGTSHMALDHRAHLQPGETLLVTGAAGGVGLTAVEIGKLMGARVIAHARGADKLEVAREAGADILIDDAEDLRTRVKELGGADVVYDAIGGDVFKAAFRATNPEGRLLPIGFAGGDVPQIPANHLLVKNLTVIGFYIGGYLKFRPQVVHDSFATLFDWHAQGRIKPHISHTLPLDRVAEGMTLLKERKSTGKVVITP; from the coding sequence ATGCTTGCTTATCAGATTCAGTCCACGGGCGAACGCGCTGCCTTTGCCGATGTTCCTATCCCCACCCCGGCCCCCGGACAGATCCGACTGCGCATTCGGGCCTGCGGGCTGAATTTTGCCGATCTGTTGATGCAAAAGGGGACCTATCAGGACATTCCCCCTGCCCCGTTTACCCTTGGGCTCGAAGTTGCCGGGGTGGTCGATTCTGTTGGTGAAGGGGTCCGCGGGTTGAGCCAAGGGGACAGAGTTGCGGTCTATTCCGGTCACGGCGGCCTTGCCGAATACGGCGTATTTGACGCTGAGCGGGCGGTCAAACTGCCCGACCACATGAGTTTTGAGGACGCCGCCGCCATTCAGATCGCTTATGGCACCAGCCACATGGCGCTGGATCACCGGGCGCACCTGCAACCTGGCGAGACGCTGCTTGTAACAGGTGCCGCAGGTGGCGTTGGCCTGACAGCAGTGGAAATCGGCAAGCTGATGGGCGCACGGGTCATTGCTCATGCGCGTGGGGCCGACAAGCTCGAGGTTGCGCGCGAGGCCGGAGCTGACATCCTGATCGACGACGCCGAGGATCTGCGTACCCGCGTCAAGGAACTGGGCGGCGCCGATGTGGTCTATGACGCCATTGGAGGGGATGTGTTCAAGGCCGCGTTTCGTGCCACCAACCCCGAAGGCCGGCTGCTACCCATCGGATTTGCCGGGGGCGACGTGCCGCAAATCCCGGCCAATCACCTGCTGGTCAAAAACCTGACTGTCATCGGGTTTTACATCGGTGGTTACCTGAAGTTCCGCCCGCAGGTGGTTCACGACAGCTTTGCCACCCTGTTTGACTGGCACGCCCAAGGGCGCATCAAGCCGCACATCAGCCACACCCTGCCACTGGACCGCGTGGCCGAAGGCATGACGTTGCTGAAAGAGCGGAAATCCACCGGCAAAGTGGTCATCACGCCCTAG
- a CDS encoding helix-turn-helix domain-containing protein, translating into MTHPVDVHVGKRVRHRRWLIGMTQQQLAEQVGIKFQQIQKYETGANRISASRLWDIADALDVPVSFFFEGLDDAHKSTPEKPNVPADLMGDKEALDLVRSYYAIPENQRRRLFELARVLSDVA; encoded by the coding sequence ATGACCCATCCCGTTGATGTCCATGTGGGCAAACGTGTAAGGCACCGTCGCTGGCTGATCGGCATGACGCAGCAGCAATTGGCGGAGCAGGTTGGAATCAAGTTTCAGCAGATCCAGAAGTATGAGACCGGCGCAAACCGGATCAGCGCATCGCGCCTTTGGGACATCGCAGACGCGCTGGATGTTCCGGTCAGCTTCTTCTTCGAAGGTCTGGATGACGCGCACAAGAGCACCCCGGAAAAGCCCAATGTTCCTGCGGACCTGATGGGCGACAAGGAAGCTCTGGATCTGGTGCGCTCTTACTATGCAATCCCCGAGAACCAGCGCCGCCGTCTGTTTGAGCTGGCCCGCGTTCTGAGCGACGTTGCCTAA
- the hisN gene encoding histidinol-phosphatase, with amino-acid sequence MTSDALTDLQVAHEMADAARAAILPFFRRADLSTENKLTEGFDPVTVADRAAEQAMRAVLATHRPADGIWGEEYGQSAGVSGRQWVLDPIDGTRGFISGTPTWGVLIALSTEAGPILGVVDQPYIGERFVGSAEGAEMTGPHGSVTLKTRDTQKLEEAVLFTTFPEVGTPEDRAGFEAVASQVRLTRYGMDCYAYALLSAGQVDLIIEAGLNAYDIQGPIGVIQAAGGIVTDWQGRPAHNGGRVLAAANADIHAAALDILKSK; translated from the coding sequence ATGACTTCTGACGCGCTAACTGATCTGCAAGTGGCACATGAAATGGCAGACGCTGCACGTGCAGCGATTCTGCCATTTTTTCGTCGTGCCGACCTGTCCACTGAAAACAAACTGACCGAGGGGTTCGACCCGGTCACGGTTGCAGACCGTGCCGCCGAGCAGGCCATGCGAGCGGTTCTGGCCACGCACCGGCCCGCAGACGGGATCTGGGGCGAGGAGTATGGCCAGAGCGCGGGGGTATCAGGGCGGCAGTGGGTATTGGACCCGATCGACGGGACGCGCGGATTTATCTCGGGCACGCCAACCTGGGGCGTCCTGATTGCCCTGTCGACCGAGGCGGGACCGATCCTTGGCGTTGTTGATCAACCTTACATTGGCGAACGCTTCGTGGGCTCGGCCGAAGGGGCGGAAATGACCGGCCCGCATGGGTCAGTGACATTGAAAACGCGGGACACCCAAAAGCTGGAAGAGGCCGTGTTGTTCACCACCTTCCCCGAGGTCGGAACCCCAGAAGACCGCGCCGGGTTCGAAGCGGTGGCAAGCCAGGTGCGCCTGACCCGCTATGGAATGGATTGCTACGCTTATGCCTTGCTGTCCGCGGGGCAGGTCGATCTGATCATCGAGGCGGGATTGAACGCCTATGACATTCAAGGTCCCATCGGCGTGATCCAGGCGGCCGGCGGCATCGTCACTGACTGGCAGGGCAGACCGGCACACAACGGCGGCCGGGTTCTGGCGGCGGCCAATGCCGACATTCACGCTGCGGCTCTCGATATCCTCAAATCGAAATAG